One stretch of Roseovarius mucosus DNA includes these proteins:
- a CDS encoding type I secretion protein, which translates to MRHLIGLIGALLMLGTIPAQAERGALSAHVFGNSLVHHLSDDPATNVPYWLARLAQAGGRDLTLSGQWGFLRDFATQGIAPNWSFDGVTTRRAAADTVLITPANFIQYQSPDAAFEGDNPDNASPVSVTLEVIDRATADWPGARIVIYEGWPDMGGFTRGFPPSDRNLRRWHGYALSDYHDWFRDYVAALQAARPGIEITLLPVSSVLSGLQTGLLEDMPVEALYSDDAPHGTATQYFLAALVAYSALYETPAPTGFALPDILHPLVRDTYPRLTEEVDQALGLRDTTQASPPAQAVATAGISSGAGLANPSLGMGLNGIADWSSQHPFVDVMKTARPWVGHSADQWGAFTTEALLAGGYLDAFGWPLALPDGAKALEAFILTDQPTAATHLNGRYVLRYTGTGVIRVVGRADNVRYDYGKREVRFDVTPGDGPVALSLLETDPADPLRDITVVREDQLALHDLGVIFNPLWIEKVADLRVIRFMDWMFTNGAPQVTWEDRPLPQDATYVWRGAPLEVMVALANQIGADPWVNMPHMADDGYIRGSASYLRDHLAPDLKAHVEYSNEVWNFMFPQTVWARDQALALWGDAAGDDAWMQFAGLRAAQMADIWRAEFTGQENRLAIVVGTHTGWPGLEEPLLMAPLALAQGQLTAPPVTRFDAYAVTGYFGFDLGGEDQLGTIQGWIATSAAIARAKAVELGADPEAYLAAHRYDLAYDLAAEALRQGSLGELLRDILPYHAGIAAQHGLRLVMYEGGTHVVGHGAVVENDALTEFFIGFNYSPQMGALYDELLTGWTAAGGTLFNAFVDVAAPSKWGSWGALRHLDDTTPRWDALMRANAQAPEWDADRATGTFLHGRTETAGPEGARLEGTAKADILLGAAGDDVFVGNGGHDRIHGGAGRDLAILPGNRETYGIGRDGARVILEGPQGAVVLVDVETVEFADTPGQAVALSDLM; encoded by the coding sequence ATGCGACATCTGATAGGCCTCATCGGGGCGCTTCTCATGCTGGGCACCATCCCGGCGCAGGCCGAGCGTGGAGCGCTCAGCGCGCATGTGTTTGGCAATTCTCTGGTGCATCACCTCAGCGACGATCCGGCCACCAATGTGCCCTACTGGCTGGCGCGGCTGGCGCAGGCAGGAGGGCGCGATCTGACCCTGTCGGGGCAATGGGGATTTCTGCGCGACTTTGCCACGCAGGGCATCGCCCCCAACTGGTCCTTTGACGGTGTGACAACCCGGCGCGCTGCCGCTGATACCGTGCTCATTACGCCGGCTAATTTCATTCAATATCAATCGCCTGATGCCGCGTTTGAGGGGGACAACCCTGACAATGCCAGCCCGGTTTCGGTAACCCTTGAGGTCATCGACCGCGCCACCGCCGACTGGCCCGGCGCGCGCATCGTGATCTACGAAGGCTGGCCCGACATGGGCGGCTTTACCCGTGGCTTTCCGCCTTCGGATCGCAATCTGCGGCGCTGGCACGGCTACGCGCTCAGCGATTATCACGACTGGTTTCGTGATTATGTGGCCGCTTTGCAAGCGGCACGCCCCGGCATCGAGATCACGCTTTTGCCGGTCTCATCCGTGCTCTCCGGCCTGCAAACCGGCCTGTTAGAGGACATGCCTGTCGAAGCGCTCTATTCCGATGACGCCCCGCACGGCACCGCCACGCAATATTTTCTGGCCGCGCTCGTGGCGTATAGCGCGCTCTATGAAACGCCGGCACCGACCGGGTTTGCGCTCCCCGACATCTTGCATCCGCTGGTGCGCGACACCTATCCCCGCCTGACCGAAGAAGTGGACCAAGCGCTCGGCCTGCGCGACACCACCCAAGCGAGCCCCCCGGCGCAAGCGGTGGCCACAGCAGGCATCTCATCCGGCGCAGGCCTCGCCAACCCGAGCCTGGGCATGGGCCTCAACGGAATCGCGGATTGGTCGAGCCAGCATCCTTTCGTCGATGTGATGAAAACCGCGCGCCCTTGGGTCGGCCATAGCGCCGACCAATGGGGCGCCTTCACCACCGAGGCGTTATTGGCGGGGGGCTATCTCGACGCCTTCGGCTGGCCCTTGGCCCTGCCCGACGGGGCCAAAGCGCTCGAGGCCTTCATCCTGACCGATCAGCCCACGGCCGCCACACATCTGAACGGGCGCTATGTGCTGCGCTATACGGGCACCGGGGTGATCCGGGTCGTGGGCCGCGCCGATAATGTCCGGTATGACTATGGCAAACGTGAGGTGCGCTTCGATGTGACACCCGGCGATGGCCCGGTGGCACTCAGCCTACTTGAGACAGATCCGGCCGACCCCCTGCGCGACATCACCGTTGTGCGCGAGGATCAATTGGCACTGCATGACTTGGGCGTGATCTTCAACCCGCTCTGGATCGAGAAAGTGGCCGATCTGCGCGTGATCCGCTTCATGGACTGGATGTTCACCAATGGCGCGCCGCAGGTCACATGGGAAGATCGCCCCCTGCCCCAAGACGCCACCTATGTCTGGCGCGGCGCGCCGCTCGAGGTGATGGTCGCGCTCGCCAATCAGATCGGTGCTGACCCTTGGGTGAACATGCCGCATATGGCTGATGACGGCTATATCCGGGGCTCTGCCTCCTATCTGCGCGACCATCTCGCCCCCGACCTCAAGGCGCATGTGGAATATTCCAACGAGGTCTGGAATTTCATGTTTCCTCAAACGGTCTGGGCCCGTGATCAAGCGCTGGCGCTCTGGGGCGACGCGGCGGGGGACGATGCCTGGATGCAATTCGCGGGCCTGCGCGCGGCGCAGATGGCCGATATCTGGCGCGCGGAGTTCACCGGCCAAGAAAACCGACTAGCGATCGTCGTGGGCACCCATACCGGCTGGCCGGGGCTGGAAGAGCCGCTCTTGATGGCCCCTCTGGCCCTTGCGCAAGGACAGTTGACAGCGCCGCCTGTCACCCGCTTTGACGCCTATGCCGTCACCGGCTATTTCGGCTTTGACTTGGGCGGCGAGGATCAGCTTGGCACCATTCAGGGCTGGATCGCCACCAGCGCGGCCATCGCCCGCGCCAAGGCGGTCGAACTCGGCGCGGACCCCGAGGCGTATCTGGCCGCACATCGCTATGATCTCGCCTATGATCTGGCCGCCGAGGCGCTGCGCCAGGGCTCCTTGGGGGAATTGCTGCGCGATATCCTGCCCTATCACGCCGGGATCGCCGCCCAGCACGGCCTGCGACTGGTGATGTATGAGGGCGGCACGCATGTGGTGGGGCACGGGGCCGTGGTCGAAAATGACGCGCTCACCGAGTTCTTCATCGGATTCAATTACAGCCCACAGATGGGTGCGCTCTACGACGAGTTGCTCACCGGATGGACAGCGGCAGGCGGCACGCTTTTCAACGCGTTCGTCGATGTCGCCGCCCCTTCGAAATGGGGCAGTTGGGGCGCGCTCCGGCATCTCGACGATACGACCCCTCGCTGGGACGCGTTGATGCGGGCTAATGCGCAGGCACCGGAATGGGATGCGGACCGCGCGACGGGCACATTCCTGCACGGCCGAACCGAGACCGCCGGGCCAGAGGGCGCACGGCTTGAGGGCACGGCCAAGGCCGATATCCTGCTCGGCGCGGCCGGGGATGATGTGTTTGTGGGCAATGGCGGCCATGACCGCATCCACGGCGGCGCGGGCCGCGATCTGGCGATCCTGCCCGGAAACCGCGAAACCTATGGCATCGGGCGCGACGGCGCGCGGGTGATCCTTGAAGGACCGCAAGGGGCGGTCGTGCTGGTCGATGTCGAAACGGTGGAATTCGCCGACACACCCGGTCAAGCGGTGGCGCTCAGTGATTTGATGTAG